The Sediminitomix flava genome includes a window with the following:
- a CDS encoding DUF1501 domain-containing protein, whose protein sequence is MCEKHHKKIYTSDQDLQQEEKKLSRRKFLTKTSLGLGAMALGSLMGAEKLFAGERTNTNPLGLPHFMPKAKRVVYLFQSGGPSQFETFDYKPKLTNMFGQELPASVRGQQRLTGMSAQQSSFPIAPSKYSFDQYGESRAWVSELMPHTAEVVDDLCFIKSMYTEQINHDPAITFLQTGHQLPGRPSIGSWMSYGLGSDNKNLPSFIVLVSKNAGGQPLYSRLWGNGFLPTEHQGVQFRSGKDPVLFLNNPDNYHGHDRQEMLKYLKELNEMQYTTYGDPEITARISQYEMAFRMQTSVPEVTDMSDEPDYIFDMYGEDSRDPGTYAANCLMARRLLEKDVKFVQLYHRGWDQHVGLPWGIKNQCKNTDQATAALIKDLKQRGLLEDTLVIWGGEFGRTAYSQGQLTTKNYGRDHHPRCFTMWMAGAGVKSGFTFGETDDFSYNIVKDPVHVHDFHATLMHLTGIDHERLTYKHQGRRFRLTDVHGHVVKDILA, encoded by the coding sequence ATGTGCGAGAAACATCATAAAAAAATATATACCTCAGATCAAGACCTTCAGCAGGAAGAAAAAAAACTGAGTAGGAGAAAATTTTTAACCAAAACTTCATTAGGTCTTGGAGCTATGGCTTTAGGTTCATTGATGGGGGCAGAAAAGCTTTTCGCAGGTGAAAGAACGAACACAAATCCTTTAGGTTTACCACACTTTATGCCCAAGGCAAAACGAGTGGTTTATCTTTTTCAAAGTGGTGGGCCTTCTCAATTTGAGACTTTTGATTATAAACCCAAACTAACCAATATGTTTGGGCAAGAATTACCAGCTTCGGTAAGAGGTCAGCAAAGACTTACGGGAATGAGTGCCCAACAGTCCTCTTTTCCAATTGCTCCATCAAAATATTCTTTTGATCAATATGGTGAAAGTAGAGCTTGGGTTTCCGAATTAATGCCTCACACAGCAGAAGTTGTGGATGATTTGTGTTTTATCAAGTCGATGTACACTGAACAGATAAATCACGATCCTGCGATTACATTCTTGCAAACGGGACATCAACTTCCAGGAAGGCCATCTATAGGTTCATGGATGAGTTATGGACTTGGTTCTGATAATAAAAATTTACCTTCATTTATCGTTTTGGTTTCTAAAAATGCAGGAGGTCAGCCTTTGTATTCCCGTTTGTGGGGTAATGGTTTCCTGCCTACAGAGCATCAAGGAGTTCAATTTAGATCGGGGAAAGATCCTGTTTTATTTCTCAATAACCCTGATAACTATCATGGGCATGACAGGCAAGAAATGTTGAAGTATTTGAAAGAATTGAATGAAATGCAATACACAACATACGGAGATCCAGAAATCACTGCACGTATTTCTCAATATGAAATGGCATTCCGAATGCAGACCTCTGTGCCTGAAGTTACGGATATGTCTGATGAACCAGACTATATTTTTGATATGTATGGCGAAGATAGTCGTGACCCAGGTACTTATGCTGCAAATTGTCTGATGGCAAGAAGGCTATTAGAGAAAGATGTGAAATTTGTGCAATTATATCATAGAGGTTGGGATCAGCACGTCGGTCTTCCTTGGGGCATTAAAAATCAGTGTAAAAACACAGATCAAGCTACTGCTGCACTGATCAAGGATTTGAAGCAAAGGGGATTGCTCGAAGATACCCTTGTGATTTGGGGTGGAGAGTTTGGGCGAACGGCATATTCTCAAGGGCAATTGACGACTAAAAATTATGGTAGAGATCATCACCCGAGATGTTTCACAATGTGGATGGCTGGAGCAGGAGTGAAGTCTGGTTTTACTTTTGGTGAAACCGATGATTTCAGTTATAACATAGTCAAAGACCCTGTTCATGTACATGATTTTCATGCTACACTGATGCATCTGACAGGGATTGACCATGAACGATTGACTTATAAGCATCAAGGGAGGCGATTCCGATTGACAGATGTTCATGGACATGTTGTAAAAGATATTTTAGCTTAA
- a CDS encoding NHL repeat-containing protein — MTNRRSFIRKSATALGIGMLQPTFGFNSLKKSTEKEIIIGHGDYKYRLHRDWAKINSVRTPLLNCHEMVMDSKGRLIMMGDHVKNNILIFDKSGKLLDYWGTAYPGGHGLSLSQEGEEDFLYMTDSGWSLDKYGKYMNYNGRVTKTTLDGKVIFDIGHPMTIGLYEKDDPFKPTEVAIAPNGDIYVADGYGKDFIIQYNERGQYIRHWGGHKNENPDYNLKNAHGVSIDYRDPKQPLVVCTSRSENCFKFFTLEGKFVKKIHLPNMYVCRAVFDDNNLYAGVCWSGRRDGVFNWKEHTGFVTILEGDQVVSNPGGTEPHYVEGALQPTYQMESKPILHGHDVCIDEDKNLYICQWNANQSAPLKLERV, encoded by the coding sequence ATGACAAATAGAAGATCATTTATCCGTAAGTCGGCTACGGCATTAGGAATTGGAATGCTTCAACCTACTTTTGGTTTCAATTCTTTGAAAAAATCTACTGAGAAAGAAATTATCATAGGGCATGGGGATTATAAATATCGTTTGCATCGTGATTGGGCTAAAATAAATAGTGTACGTACTCCTTTATTGAATTGTCATGAAATGGTCATGGATTCAAAAGGTCGCCTAATCATGATGGGAGATCATGTCAAGAATAATATTCTCATTTTCGATAAATCGGGAAAACTGCTTGACTATTGGGGGACTGCCTATCCTGGAGGTCATGGACTTTCACTTTCGCAAGAGGGGGAAGAAGATTTTTTGTATATGACAGACTCAGGTTGGTCGCTGGATAAGTACGGGAAATACATGAATTATAATGGTCGAGTAACCAAAACAACATTAGATGGGAAAGTCATTTTTGATATAGGACATCCTATGACTATTGGTTTGTATGAAAAAGATGACCCTTTCAAACCTACTGAAGTAGCAATAGCTCCCAATGGAGACATTTATGTTGCTGATGGGTATGGGAAAGATTTTATCATTCAGTACAATGAAAGAGGGCAGTATATTCGACATTGGGGTGGACATAAAAATGAAAACCCAGATTATAACCTCAAAAATGCACATGGGGTAAGTATTGATTATAGAGATCCAAAACAACCGCTTGTGGTTTGTACTTCAAGAAGTGAAAACTGTTTTAAGTTTTTTACCCTAGAAGGAAAGTTTGTGAAGAAAATCCACCTACCGAATATGTACGTTTGTAGAGCGGTTTTTGATGACAATAACTTGTACGCGGGAGTTTGTTGGTCCGGTAGGAGGGATGGAGTTTTTAACTGGAAAGAACATACAGGTTTTGTCACGATTTTAGAGGGAGATCAAGTCGTTTCTAATCCTGGTGGTACTGAACCTCATTATGTAGAGGGAGCTTTACAGCCAACTTATCAAATGGAAAGTAAACCGATACTCCACGGACATGATGTATGTATTGATGAAGATAAAAATCTTTATATCTGTCAGTGGAATGCCAATCAGAGTGCCCCTTTAAAATTAGAACGAGTGTAA
- a CDS encoding histidinol-phosphatase: MSWTNYHSHSNYCDGKDQLEAHVESALGQLKVFGFSSHCPVPFDNTWSMKLEKLSTYLEETKALKNKYSDRIELYRGLEVDYIPELVGPSSDYIKNANLDYTIGSIHYVDQFDNTKWEIDGNHNFFLEGLEKIFDRDIQQAIERYFELTRMMIEDDCPTVVGHIDKIKIQSENGELFSEDSKWYKDAFAETLELVSKNENLIVEVNTRGIYKKKCDSAYPGEWGLKRMYELGIPVQINSDSHHPSDLTKAFSETASLLQEIGYKTVRVLKNNQWQDFKFDSTGIHF; encoded by the coding sequence ATGTCTTGGACCAATTACCATAGCCACTCCAATTATTGTGATGGGAAGGATCAATTAGAAGCTCATGTAGAAAGTGCTTTAGGGCAGTTGAAGGTGTTTGGATTTTCATCCCATTGTCCTGTGCCTTTTGATAATACTTGGAGTATGAAGTTGGAGAAGCTCTCTACTTATTTAGAGGAAACCAAAGCTTTGAAAAATAAATATAGTGATAGAATTGAGCTTTATAGAGGGCTAGAGGTTGACTATATTCCTGAGCTTGTAGGGCCAAGTTCTGATTATATCAAAAATGCAAATTTAGATTATACAATTGGTTCAATTCATTATGTCGATCAGTTTGATAACACAAAATGGGAGATAGATGGAAACCATAATTTCTTTTTAGAGGGCTTAGAGAAAATTTTTGATAGAGATATTCAACAAGCAATCGAGCGTTATTTTGAGCTAACTCGTATGATGATCGAAGATGATTGCCCTACGGTGGTAGGTCATATTGATAAAATAAAAATCCAATCAGAGAATGGAGAGCTATTTTCTGAAGATTCTAAATGGTACAAAGACGCTTTTGCGGAGACTTTAGAGTTGGTTTCTAAAAATGAAAATCTAATCGTAGAAGTTAATACTAGAGGAATCTATAAAAAGAAATGTGACAGTGCATATCCTGGGGAATGGGGATTGAAAAGAATGTATGAGTTAGGAATTCCTGTTCAGATTAATTCTGACTCACATCATCCTTCAGACTTAACAAAAGCCTTTTCAGAGACAGCGTCATTACTTCAAGAAATTGGATATAAGACAGTGCGTGTGTTGAAAAATAACCAATGGCAAGATTTTAAATTTGATTCTACAGGGATTCATTTTTAA
- a CDS encoding DUF2231 domain-containing protein, whose product MDFSNFVLFLGRFHPLLVHFPIGFLLLAALFEVAVWRKWLSNLDEVIKFTLALGAISAIGASVLGLMLSTSGDYEQQMLDLHQWAGILTSSIAIFAFALKVKPNVFRENTPLIYGLVVFSMIGGLSFTGHLGGNLTHGSDYLTYYSPFNLENENKAAKRTITSIDEAVLFADLVQPIVEGKCLSCHNETKKKGKLSLGTIQGYLNGGKHGGLLGLEGSSSEFLKRIHLDADDKKVMPPVGKTPLTDEEVQLLTFWIEHSEASFDTLFMEVSPNEELKTIALAQLGLSGDSESINLPQIATSGIFDSLANLGIHYRELVTESNAYEVSIPPQSLNRENKLSTLKLLSQLKKNIVWLSISENDLENSELKLIGSFENLQKLKLNQNTKISDNGIAYLLGLSELKSINLFATSISKSGLEQLASLPKLERVYLWQTPIGKSELEEIKTKYTAIDFVGNVY is encoded by the coding sequence ATGGATTTTTCGAATTTCGTACTTTTTCTCGGACGCTTTCATCCTTTGTTAGTTCATTTTCCTATCGGTTTTTTATTGTTGGCGGCTTTATTTGAAGTTGCGGTTTGGCGAAAATGGCTGAGCAATTTAGATGAAGTAATCAAATTCACTTTGGCACTTGGGGCTATCAGTGCTATCGGAGCATCTGTATTGGGTTTAATGCTTTCAACGAGTGGAGATTATGAACAGCAAATGCTCGATTTACATCAGTGGGCAGGAATTTTGACTTCAAGTATTGCCATTTTTGCTTTTGCTCTCAAAGTAAAACCGAATGTATTTAGAGAGAATACACCACTTATTTATGGATTGGTAGTTTTTTCAATGATTGGAGGTTTGAGCTTTACTGGGCATTTAGGAGGGAATTTAACACATGGAAGTGATTATCTAACCTACTATTCACCGTTCAATTTAGAGAATGAAAATAAAGCAGCGAAAAGAACTATAACTTCTATAGATGAAGCTGTACTTTTCGCTGACCTTGTGCAGCCAATTGTAGAGGGGAAATGTTTGAGTTGCCATAATGAAACGAAGAAAAAAGGGAAATTATCTTTAGGGACTATTCAAGGTTATCTAAACGGAGGGAAACATGGAGGATTATTGGGCTTGGAAGGTAGTTCTAGTGAATTTCTGAAAAGAATTCATTTGGATGCCGATGATAAAAAAGTAATGCCTCCAGTAGGGAAAACACCACTGACTGATGAAGAAGTACAGTTATTGACTTTTTGGATAGAACACTCTGAAGCAAGTTTTGATACCTTGTTTATGGAAGTTTCTCCCAACGAAGAATTAAAAACGATAGCTTTAGCACAATTAGGTTTAAGTGGAGACTCTGAATCGATTAACTTACCTCAGATAGCTACTTCGGGAATATTTGATTCTTTGGCAAATTTAGGAATTCATTATCGTGAATTGGTAACTGAAAGCAATGCATATGAAGTAAGTATTCCTCCCCAAAGTTTGAATCGTGAGAATAAATTGAGTACACTAAAATTACTTTCTCAATTGAAGAAAAATATTGTTTGGTTATCAATCTCAGAGAATGATTTAGAAAACTCAGAATTAAAGCTGATAGGTTCATTTGAAAATCTTCAGAAGTTGAAGCTGAATCAGAATACAAAAATATCTGATAATGGAATAGCTTATCTACTTGGATTGTCAGAACTGAAAAGTATTAATTTGTTTGCAACTTCAATCTCAAAAAGTGGGTTAGAGCAATTGGCAAGCCTGCCTAAATTGGAGCGAGTTTATTTATGGCAAACGCCAATTGGAAAAAGTGAATTAGAAGAAATTAAAACTAAATATACAGCAATTGATTTTGTTGGAAATGTATACTAA
- the rocD gene encoding ornithine--oxo-acid transaminase translates to MLEGTVTTTQEAIDLEHRYGAHNYHPLPVVLNRGEGVFLWDVEGKKYYDFLSAYSAVNQGHCHPRIVNKLIEQSQKLTLTSRAFHSDQLGVAEKFLCEVFGYDKVLMMNTGAEANETAIKLARKWGYLKKGIPANEAVIVAVEKNFHGRTTTIISASTDPVATTDFGPFMPGFQIVPYNDVEALEKALENPNVCGLWMEPIQGEAGVYVPEEGYLKKAEAICKKNNVLFMIDEVQTGIGRTGKMLASDHEGIRPDMVILGKAISGGAYPVSAVLADDEVMLTLKPGEHGSTYGGNPVACAVAVEAIKVLQEEKLTENAEYLGQIFRARMAELATKSELVSSVRGRGLLNAVVINDSEESSTAWDICVKLKENGLLAKPTHGNIIRFAPPLTMTEEQLEECCQIIERTIEEFQK, encoded by the coding sequence ATGCTAGAAGGAACAGTTACAACAACACAGGAAGCAATCGATCTAGAACACCGTTATGGCGCTCATAACTACCACCCTCTACCAGTAGTACTTAACAGAGGTGAAGGAGTATTTCTTTGGGATGTAGAAGGAAAAAAATACTATGATTTCCTTTCTGCATACAGTGCCGTAAACCAAGGTCATTGTCATCCTCGTATTGTAAACAAACTTATCGAGCAGTCACAAAAACTAACGCTTACTTCAAGAGCGTTTCACAGTGACCAACTTGGAGTTGCAGAGAAATTCTTATGTGAAGTATTCGGATACGATAAAGTATTGATGATGAATACTGGAGCTGAGGCAAACGAAACTGCTATTAAATTGGCTCGTAAGTGGGGATACTTGAAAAAAGGAATTCCAGCAAATGAAGCTGTGATTGTAGCTGTAGAGAAAAACTTCCACGGAAGAACAACTACAATTATTTCGGCTTCAACTGACCCAGTTGCTACTACTGATTTTGGACCATTTATGCCTGGTTTCCAAATTGTACCTTACAATGATGTAGAGGCATTGGAAAAAGCATTGGAAAATCCTAACGTATGTGGTCTTTGGATGGAGCCTATTCAAGGTGAAGCTGGAGTATATGTACCAGAGGAAGGATATTTGAAAAAAGCAGAAGCAATCTGTAAGAAAAACAATGTTCTTTTCATGATTGATGAAGTACAAACAGGTATCGGTCGTACTGGTAAAATGTTGGCTTCTGATCACGAAGGAATTCGTCCTGACATGGTTATTTTAGGTAAAGCTATCTCTGGTGGTGCTTATCCTGTATCTGCAGTATTGGCAGATGATGAAGTGATGCTTACTTTAAAACCAGGAGAACACGGTTCTACTTACGGTGGTAACCCTGTAGCTTGTGCAGTAGCTGTTGAAGCTATCAAAGTATTGCAAGAAGAAAAACTTACTGAGAATGCAGAATACTTAGGTCAAATTTTCCGTGCTCGCATGGCTGAATTGGCTACAAAATCTGAATTGGTAAGCTCTGTAAGAGGTAGAGGTTTGTTGAACGCCGTTGTTATCAATGACTCAGAAGAAAGCTCGACAGCTTGGGATATCTGCGTGAAATTGAAAGAAAATGGACTTTTAGCTAAGCCAACTCACGGTAACATCATTCGTTTTGCTCCTCCTCTAACAATGACAGAAGAGCAATTGGAAGAGTGTTGTCAAATCATTGAGAGAACAATCGAAGAATTCCAGAAGTAA
- a CDS encoding tetratricopeptide repeat protein: MTYRFSLFIFFNTLFTPVYGNLDNLPPALEWIELTKTDSIKSSYSQITILELEKLIEDSFTNKDSLGAIKYLNKLGSVYTNRIDYQNSYESYWKALLLAQKLGHLKSQTQSLIGLGILYSLYDRRDEALSYYQKSLNLSKELLSHGQIDSLYLVKNFYILAVHHRYDHQIEKAESYLDSCTLFRNTAIETDMVKAERGYLTSLKGEFQDAENILLSLEKKITESTPTYLVFFYSLLGEMYLDWENDILAEKYFIKSIQQAQIHLSHLNFLPTNYNHLANIYTRKKDYKKANQLLKTAHELDTWLYSSLSPNNKYMLEIKDQIRIAEAKRQALLKEQKIQHLEYEDQLWFMRLIILLIILISAIAGTIHWGFNLKKIHGVRQNELEEKRKLEVAKNQEILAVKNKELTNTTLQIIAKDELLHQVKTQLKTVQKKDAKPEIRQIINSIKVNKDMSWLEFENRFTAVNSDFYTKLQERYPNLNPYDLKICALIKLNFTAKEMAKLLGISPESANTARYRLRKRLGISKEINLTTFINSI, from the coding sequence ATGACATATAGATTTTCACTCTTCATTTTTTTCAACACTTTATTCACCCCTGTCTATGGGAATCTAGACAATTTACCCCCTGCATTGGAGTGGATTGAACTCACAAAGACAGACTCTATCAAATCTTCATACTCTCAAATAACCATTTTGGAACTTGAAAAACTGATTGAGGATAGCTTCACAAATAAGGATAGTTTGGGTGCGATTAAGTATCTAAATAAGTTAGGTTCGGTCTACACCAATAGAATAGATTATCAAAATTCTTATGAAAGTTATTGGAAGGCACTTTTACTCGCTCAAAAGTTAGGTCACCTCAAATCTCAAACTCAAAGTCTTATCGGACTTGGCATTTTATATAGTCTGTATGACAGGCGAGACGAAGCACTCTCTTATTACCAAAAGAGCTTAAACCTTAGCAAAGAATTATTGAGTCATGGACAAATTGATAGTCTGTACCTTGTTAAGAACTTCTACATTCTTGCCGTTCATCATAGATATGATCATCAAATCGAAAAAGCAGAATCTTACCTAGATAGTTGTACACTTTTCAGAAATACAGCTATAGAAACTGATATGGTAAAAGCTGAAAGAGGTTATCTGACCTCTTTGAAGGGCGAATTTCAAGATGCTGAAAACATATTATTATCACTTGAAAAAAAGATCACAGAGAGCACTCCCACTTACCTTGTATTTTTCTATTCATTATTAGGAGAAATGTATTTAGACTGGGAAAACGACATTTTGGCTGAAAAGTATTTCATTAAGTCTATCCAACAAGCTCAAATTCACTTAAGTCACCTTAACTTTCTTCCGACAAATTATAATCATCTTGCTAATATTTATACCCGAAAAAAAGATTACAAAAAAGCAAATCAACTACTAAAAACAGCTCACGAACTTGATACTTGGCTTTATAGTAGCCTTAGCCCCAATAACAAGTACATGCTTGAGATTAAAGATCAAATAAGAATTGCCGAAGCCAAACGTCAAGCGTTACTCAAAGAACAAAAAATTCAACATCTTGAATATGAAGATCAGCTATGGTTTATGCGTTTAATTATACTGCTTATCATTCTCATTTCTGCTATTGCAGGAACTATCCATTGGGGCTTTAACCTGAAAAAGATTCATGGAGTAAGACAAAATGAGTTAGAAGAAAAACGTAAACTTGAAGTAGCTAAAAATCAAGAAATATTAGCGGTTAAAAACAAAGAACTAACCAATACTACTTTACAAATTATTGCGAAAGACGAGCTTCTTCACCAAGTAAAAACTCAGCTCAAAACGGTTCAGAAGAAAGATGCAAAACCCGAAATAAGACAAATCATCAACTCCATAAAGGTCAATAAAGATATGAGTTGGCTTGAATTTGAAAATAGATTTACGGCAGTGAACAGCGACTTTTATACCAAACTACAAGAACGTTATCCGAATTTAAACCCTTATGATTTGAAAATTTGTGCTCTTATAAAGCTGAACTTCACAGCCAAAGAAATGGCTAAACTCCTAGGGATTTCGCCCGAAAGTGCAAATACAGCCCGATACCGATTACGTAAAAGATTAGGTATTTCAAAAGAAATTAACCTAACTACTTTCATAAATTCTATCTAA
- a CDS encoding DUF1553 domain-containing protein translates to MKLFSYYYYLLFSLLIISCQPQLPEDVALVYADLPDQLDFNKDVKPILSDKCYACHGPDNGKIEAGLQLHGEETAFAELPETPGKVAITPGNLKKSEVFHRIITDDPNLIMPVPSFKLTLSAEEKATLVKWIEDGANYEPHWAFVKPKKQDIPNVVNEGWVRNPIDHFILEKLENEELTPSAESSKSLLLRRLSLDLTGLPPTQKEIERFEKDESADAYEKQVDRLLNSSHYGEKMATDWMDLSRFADTHGYQVDRYRDMSPWRDWVIEAFNQNQPYDEFVTWQLAGDLLPNATKEQKLATAFNRLHPQNAEGGIVDEEFRVEYVADRTSVLGTAFLGMTVSCARCHDHKYDPISQKDFYELYSFFNNQNETGQVSWGTDDVPVPNLSLPTEEQEEIISFLNKVAKESEEKIDSEIQESESDFKQWVKSERYKYEKTLQNGLVASFSLDEHLRNSKGKEVGKTGRNFSKGEELPFVEGKFGKALRFNGDDWLDLKPVGTFGRTEAFSISVWVNIPDSLHEGVIFHKNKAVMLHCMKGYSLYLNDDKLELVMAHTYPDNAIVKHSLDTIPKNQWVQLGLTYDGSSKANGLKLFMNGEEIKTETIVDNLYKEIVFNSYEDIIYKKPIEPGLKIGARWRGVGLKGGLVDDIRVYNRCLSSFEVLQLGNQALYRNLVKKESSHLSVTELSTLREQYFNHNNANVLAERKSWHQTQKKLSDEMQKVKDVMVMKEMDEARQAYVLERGVYDNYGEKVFPEVPERIFPYSEKYPKNRLGLAQWLFDPNHPLTARVAVNRYWQNLFGTGIVKTSEDFGNQGELPSHKELLDWLSHYFIENEWDVKALHKLMVMSATYRQNSFCSEELREIDPENRLLARGPAERLTSEMLRDNILFASQLLNDSIGGESVHPYQPKGLWKMNSNAYEQDHGSDLYRRSLYSIWKRTVPLPTQATFDQPERSECTVRRQKTNTPLQALVLMNDPAFVEASRKIGELISQSDTLEEGIQKAFMSLTGRKAEAQEIELLLAFQNSEKQKFTDNLTRSEGWFSLGEYQTQNELDSATLAANTMVAHLIMNSDATITKR, encoded by the coding sequence ATGAAATTGTTTAGCTATTACTATTACTTACTTTTTTCTTTATTAATAATTAGTTGTCAACCACAACTACCGGAAGATGTAGCCTTGGTTTATGCTGACTTGCCGGACCAATTGGATTTTAATAAAGATGTGAAGCCAATTCTTTCAGACAAGTGTTATGCTTGTCATGGTCCAGATAACGGAAAAATAGAAGCTGGTTTGCAACTACACGGAGAAGAAACAGCATTTGCGGAATTGCCAGAAACTCCAGGGAAGGTTGCAATCACGCCTGGAAACTTGAAAAAAAGTGAAGTTTTTCATCGAATAATTACTGACGATCCAAATTTGATCATGCCTGTACCTTCATTTAAACTTACGTTGAGTGCAGAAGAAAAGGCAACACTTGTCAAGTGGATTGAAGACGGGGCGAATTATGAGCCACATTGGGCATTTGTTAAACCCAAAAAGCAAGATATTCCAAATGTAGTAAATGAAGGTTGGGTGAGAAACCCGATTGACCATTTTATACTAGAGAAATTGGAAAATGAAGAGTTAACACCTTCTGCGGAATCTTCTAAAAGCTTATTGCTTCGAAGACTTTCATTGGATTTGACAGGTTTACCACCTACTCAAAAAGAAATAGAGCGTTTTGAGAAAGACGAGAGTGCGGATGCATATGAAAAACAAGTAGATCGTCTGCTGAATTCTTCGCACTATGGAGAAAAAATGGCGACAGATTGGATGGACCTGTCACGGTTTGCGGATACACATGGCTATCAAGTTGATCGTTACCGAGATATGAGTCCGTGGCGCGATTGGGTGATCGAAGCTTTTAACCAGAATCAACCTTATGACGAGTTCGTGACTTGGCAATTAGCTGGAGACTTATTGCCAAATGCTACAAAGGAGCAAAAGTTAGCAACTGCATTCAATCGTTTACATCCGCAAAATGCTGAAGGTGGAATTGTAGATGAGGAGTTTAGAGTGGAGTATGTGGCAGATCGGACGTCTGTACTTGGAACAGCTTTTTTAGGAATGACCGTAAGCTGCGCGAGGTGCCACGACCATAAGTATGACCCAATTTCGCAGAAGGATTTTTATGAGTTGTACAGCTTTTTCAATAATCAGAATGAAACAGGGCAGGTTTCGTGGGGAACAGATGATGTACCAGTCCCTAATCTGTCTTTACCCACGGAAGAACAGGAAGAAATTATCTCTTTTCTAAATAAGGTAGCCAAAGAATCAGAGGAAAAGATTGACTCAGAAATTCAAGAAAGCGAATCTGACTTTAAACAATGGGTTAAGAGTGAGAGGTATAAGTATGAAAAAACGCTTCAAAATGGTTTGGTAGCTTCATTTTCTTTAGATGAACACCTAAGAAATAGCAAAGGAAAAGAAGTAGGGAAAACAGGGAGAAACTTTAGTAAAGGGGAAGAATTACCTTTTGTGGAAGGGAAATTTGGTAAAGCATTGCGTTTCAATGGCGATGATTGGCTCGATTTGAAACCTGTCGGTACTTTTGGACGAACGGAAGCTTTTAGTATTTCTGTTTGGGTGAATATTCCAGATTCACTACATGAAGGTGTGATTTTTCATAAAAATAAGGCTGTGATGCTTCATTGTATGAAAGGTTATTCACTTTACCTGAATGATGACAAACTAGAATTGGTGATGGCACATACCTATCCCGATAATGCAATTGTCAAACATAGTTTAGATACAATTCCTAAAAATCAGTGGGTACAATTAGGGTTAACTTATGATGGTTCGAGCAAAGCAAATGGATTAAAGTTATTCATGAATGGTGAAGAAATAAAGACAGAAACCATTGTAGATAACCTTTATAAAGAAATTGTTTTTAATAGTTATGAAGATATCATCTATAAAAAACCGATTGAGCCAGGTTTGAAAATTGGGGCTAGATGGAGAGGAGTAGGGTTGAAAGGTGGTTTGGTTGATGATATTCGGGTTTATAATCGATGTCTTTCTTCTTTTGAAGTACTACAACTAGGTAATCAAGCTTTGTATAGAAATTTAGTGAAAAAGGAGTCTTCTCATCTTTCAGTAACAGAATTAAGTACACTTCGGGAGCAATATTTCAATCATAATAATGCGAATGTTTTAGCGGAAAGAAAATCTTGGCATCAAACGCAAAAGAAACTTAGTGATGAGATGCAGAAGGTCAAAGATGTGATGGTAATGAAGGAGATGGATGAAGCGAGACAGGCTTATGTTTTGGAGCGTGGCGTCTATGACAATTATGGTGAAAAGGTATTTCCAGAAGTGCCCGAGCGTATTTTTCCTTATTCTGAAAAGTACCCTAAAAACCGTCTTGGTTTGGCTCAATGGCTTTTTGACCCAAATCACCCACTTACCGCCCGAGTAGCCGTTAATCGCTATTGGCAAAATTTGTTTGGAACAGGCATCGTAAAGACTTCTGAAGATTTCGGAAACCAAGGAGAATTGCCAAGTCATAAAGAATTATTGGATTGGCTTTCTCACTATTTCATAGAAAATGAATGGGATGTGAAGGCATTGCATAAGCTTATGGTAATGTCTGCTACTTACCGTCAAAATTCATTTTGTTCAGAAGAGCTTAGAGAAATTGATCCTGAAAACAGACTTTTAGCTAGAGGTCCAGCAGAACGATTAACTAGTGAGATGCTTCGTGATAATATTTTGTTTGCAAGTCAACTATTGAACGATAGTATTGGGGGAGAAAGTGTTCACCCTTATCAGCCAAAAGGCTTGTGGAAAATGAATTCGAACGCCTATGAGCAAGATCATGGAAGTGATTTGTACCGTAGAAGCCTCTATTCTATTTGGAAAAGAACGGTTCCATTACCAACCCAAGCAACTTTTGATCAACCTGAACGAAGTGAGTGTACTGTAAGACGTCAGAAAACAAATACACCTTTACAGGCGCTGGTTCTGATGAATGACCCTGCATTTGTAGAAGCTTCAAGGAAAATTGGAGAATTGATTTCGCAATCTGACACACTGGAAGAAGGAATTCAGAAAGCATTCATGTCACTAACTGGTCGTAAAGCAGAGGCACAAGAAATAGAATTGCTACTAGCTTTTCAAAACTCAGAAAAACAAAAATTTACAGACAACTTAACCCGATCTGAAGGCTGGTTTTCACTCGGAGAATACCAGACTCAAAATGAGCTGGATAGTGCGACGTTGGCAGCTAATACAATGGTTGCACACCTTATCATGAATTCAGATGCTACAATTACAAAACGATAA